In Uranotaenia lowii strain MFRU-FL chromosome 2, ASM2978415v1, whole genome shotgun sequence, one genomic interval encodes:
- the LOC129742604 gene encoding integumentary mucin C.1-like isoform X3, whose product MKFLKAFIVFGLFLSICGTTFSATVVTTTTAKPTTTTAKPTTTTAKPVTTTGQPTTTTTSTTAKSTTVKPTPTTSTTFPTTTTPFPLDPWLNWCLIYGVCP is encoded by the exons ATGAAATTCCTTAAAGCATTCATTGTTTTTGGATTGTTTTTATCAATATGTGGAACTACGTTTTCCGCAACTGTAGTAACGACTACAACGG CAAAACCTACAACTACAACAGCGAAACCGACAACTACTACAGCTAAACCGGTGACAACAACAG GACaaccaacgacgacgacgacgagcaCTACAGCGAAATCTACAACGGTTAAACCAACTCCAACAACCTCAACGACTTTCCCTACAACGACTACGCCATTTCCATTAGATCCATGGCTCAAT TGGTGTTTAATTTACGGCGTTTGTCCTTGA
- the LOC129742604 gene encoding adipocyte plasma membrane-associated protein Hemomucin-like isoform X2: MKFLKAFIVFGLFLSICGTTFSATVVTTTTAKPTTTTAKPTTTTAKPTTTTAKPVTTTGQPTTTTTSTTAKSTTVKPTPTTSTTFPTTTTPFPLDPWLNWCLIYGVCP, translated from the exons ATGAAATTCCTTAAAGCATTCATTGTTTTTGGATTGTTTTTATCAATATGTGGAACTACGTTTTCCGCAACTGTAGTAACGACTACAACGG CTAAACCTACTACAACTACAGCAAAACCTACAACTACAACAGCGAAACCGACAACTACTACAGCTAAACCGGTGACAACAACAG GACaaccaacgacgacgacgacgagcaCTACAGCGAAATCTACAACGGTTAAACCAACTCCAACAACCTCAACGACTTTCCCTACAACGACTACGCCATTTCCATTAGATCCATGGCTCAAT TGGTGTTTAATTTACGGCGTTTGTCCTTGA
- the LOC129742604 gene encoding integumentary mucin C.1-like isoform X1: MKFLKAFIVFGLFLSICGTTFSATVVTTTTGKPTTTTAKSTTTTVKTTTTTAKPTTTTAKPTTTTAKPTTTTAKPVTTTGQPTTTTTSTTAKSTTVKPTPTTSTTFPTTTTPFPLDPWLNWCLIYGVCP; the protein is encoded by the exons ATGAAATTCCTTAAAGCATTCATTGTTTTTGGATTGTTTTTATCAATATGTGGAACTACGTTTTCCGCAACTGTAGTAACGACTACAACGGGTAAGCCAACCACAACCACAGCCAAATCAACAACCACAACAGTTAAAACAACAACTACTACAGCTAAACCTACTACAACTACAGCAAAACCTACAACTACAACAGCGAAACCGACAACTACTACAGCTAAACCGGTGACAACAACAG GACaaccaacgacgacgacgacgagcaCTACAGCGAAATCTACAACGGTTAAACCAACTCCAACAACCTCAACGACTTTCCCTACAACGACTACGCCATTTCCATTAGATCCATGGCTCAAT TGGTGTTTAATTTACGGCGTTTGTCCTTGA